From Schistocerca cancellata isolate TAMUIC-IGC-003103 chromosome 10, iqSchCanc2.1, whole genome shotgun sequence:
tatcacttcAGTAGGGATGTGAGGACAAGAATAAGTTAATTACTGCATACACATAAGCACTTAAAAAGTCATTCTTCTCACACACCATACATGACTGGTACAGTACTGCcttgcacttcatagtggttttcagagtatggatgtagatttatgaGGGTCAGCTTGGCGTCACATCCCTGTCAGTAACTTTTGGAATCTCACTAACTTTCTTCCTGCATATCTCACAGTTGTCTGCACTGTAAAATGTGCTTATTCAGGCTTTTAGCAGGAGATCACTTTAATGTGAGTGGAAAGTGTAGCAGGTGATTGGTAGGCAACAGTGAACTGGTAGCTTGTACCCAGTGGCACCAAGTATAGTGCTGACACAGGGCATACAGTAGGCTGCTTGAACATGTCAAGATATTATAGATCAGGCAGATTACTGGAGACTGTctttctttgatgatgatgatgagcgtttggcgtcattggccgggaggcccctcgcggggcaggtccggccgccttggcgcaggtcttattacattcggcgccacattgggcgacctgcacgccggatggggatgaaatgatgatgaacacaacacaacacccagtccctgagcggagaaaatctccgacccagccgggaatcgaacccgggcccggaggacggcaatccgtcacgctgaccactcagctactggggcggaccatTCTTTGATGATGTCATTAGAAAGAACATAGGCTGAAAAAATTTAGATATACACAACGTGACAAAGAATATGAAGCACCCAGTGCAataggaatgaaatgaaaattcttgGTTGATAGAGTATCTGACATTACTTCATTAATTACACAAATGAGTCAATTTTATAAAGAACTCGGTGGTACAATCCTCATTATCAGTAGGATGTTGCACCCGCTCCGTCTTGGACACTTGCACAGATTACGTATAGGGAGGGAGTCAAAGACGctctatcctctcctgaggcaaactggcctacaactgttgtaactggttctcaATATCCTGGATACCGATACTGGGATGGAGTAATCGTCCAAGTTGTCCCGTGCCAGTTCTATAGggggcagatctggggatcttccTGGCCACATGAGTAGCTCAACATCAAGCAGACAGATTATAGAGATATGTGCTATACATGAATGAGCATTGCTCTGTTGAAAAATGGAACCACAATACTGTCACACGAGAGCTAAGATGTGAGGACACACTGTGCCAGTGACGTACTGTTGTGACGTCAGCATTCCCGTAGCCACTGTTGGTCATGACCTGCAGTCGTATTCAAAGTCTCCCCACACTGCAATACAAGGAGCAACACTGCTGTGCCTGTCTAAAATACTGGAAGACTGGGACCACCATACTCACCGATGACAGTCATCTGGGGtggtgcagaactgtgattcatcgctgaacacaatgtggtGCCATACATCAGCTGCCCGTGAAAATCTCCTCGGGTTTGCTGTGGGATACTAAAATCAACTCAATTCGATATTTTGGTAATCCAACTGgttgccatcttcaggagaatgctgcttttgTGGATGAGTCCCACTGagtctcagcgggactcatcagcagaagcagcattctcctgaagatggcaacCAGTCGAATCACCAAAATaccgaatcgagttgattttaggatcctgcAGCAAACCCAATGAGACTTGCAAGATTTATTATGCCAGGAAAGCCTACAATGTCACATCAGCTGCCCATGCTTCCCAATCATGCCACTGTCTACAAGCAGCCATTTGAGTTTTCATGTTAACAGCAGCCAGTAGTACGATTCCCTAGTCTAGCTGTGCCATTTTCCAACTTAAGGGAGGGAGGGGTGACACACAATGTTAcaaggagtccattacttattctcaGGCGGCAGGCAAAGGTGTGAAGGAGTTACAAAGTGCTCGGAGCACAATACGGTGATCGTCCCTCATGGTTGTCAGACTCGTTCAATTGAAACCTGGATGACGAGTACATCTGTTCCCAAGCTCCCACACAGTACAGCCCACTGTCACATAAGAATGCCCAAAAGTGGATATAGCATGATTCAACTactcagccaaatggagacccagaaagaggcccctttcaaactctgacaggtgctgataacgttgtctcacatGAGTAAGTGGCATCTCCATGTTCTTCATAGAGATCACTATATCTCAACCTGCTCACACCCTTCTATATCATACCAGGAATGGTAACAACATAAAATGTGTACAACACTATTgcattctggtggccgttctatctATCAGAGGGAACTGCAACTCTAATTATTTATGTACCCATCAATAGTGAGTACAtgaacaaagttacattgacatccaaccatgtcttctgggtgctttaattcgtttgttatttttatttttatttacacgtcaagttccgtaggaccaaattgaggagcaaatctccaagctcgTGgatcatgtcagtacatgaaatgacaacaaaaaagtaataacagataaaaataaatgttcatgaacccaaaaaaagtcagtccatgagtttaagtaaatacaatcaacaatcagcttaatttttcaaggaactcttcgacagaatagaaggagtgacctgtaagggaactcttcagttttgatttgaaagcacatggattactgctaagatttttgaattcgagtggtagcttattgaaaacagatgcagtagtatactgcgcaccattttgcacaagagttaaggaagtccaatccaaatgcaggtttgacttctgccgagtattaactgagtgaaagttgcttattcttgggaataagctaatattgttaacaagaaatgacagaaaggaatatatatatatatattgagaggccaatgtctaaATACCCAGACTcacgaacaggggtcgacaagaggtttgtgaacttctTCCTTCTAGATGAATGTAGATCACTCTCGCATGGAATCCCTTCTCCTGGAGTTGAGGTGGTGCCTGATATCTATGCTCCAGACATTTTACATATCCAAGCTGTACTCCCTTGTCTTATCATCTCTTGATTCTCATAGTGGAAGTCATCATAGTCCCAGTGGAGTTCCATTCAGCTCCAACGATCTGTGTCTTATGCTCCAAGATAGTTTCTTCTAGTCCTACCACCAGCATCACTTATTTTGAGGCTCACTTCTTCAAAGTACAGAATATTCCATTCACTCTCAGGGATAAGCTACAGTTGAAACTACGGTGCATCAAGAAGGAAGGCATTCTCACCACAGTCATGAACAGTCTGCACAACTCCTATGAGTCATATGGAAAATCCACATGGGTCACTTCGAATTTACAGTGACCTTAAGGTTACACTTAACACACAGCCTGTCACTAATGCCTACCCAATTCCAAAAGTAGATGACATAATGGCACCACTCGCAGGTGGCAGTATTTTTGCCAAGATTGATTTGTGGGATGCTTACCTTCAGCACCCAATGGATGAGGCATCACAGAGAATTCTAGTCATTAACACACTGTTTGGACTATTCCAATACAACAGCttctttttgccattgccagttctCCAATTATTTTTCAGTTGTACTTGGAACAGCTAACATGGGATGTATCTGGCACAGCAAAGTAACTTTATGACATTCTAATCACTGGCAAAAGCTCCTAGGAGCTGGCGGTCGACCTTTATGACCTTTTTGTTGTTCTTCAACAAGTCAGTCTTAAGTGTTGCAGATTAATGTCATTTTATTGTCCCTCAGGTGGCCTATCTCGGTCACATTACCAGTGCTTCAGGAATATGACCTATACCACAGTATGTTCAAGCCTTAAAGCAACTTTCAGTCTCAAAGGACTTTGTGTAACTATGATCTGTGCTTGGACAACTTAATAATTAGCGCAACATGCTGGTGTCATAGCAGAACTGCTCCATTGGTTCTTATACAAAAATGTGAAGTGGAATTGGACACCCACCTGTGATAAAGCCTTCTGAGATGTCAAACAAGCCCTGCTCCAGCCAACAAGCCTCTGACCTAAGAGCCATCAAAACCACTAATTGCAGTAGTTGATGCTACTGATTACAGTTTGAACACAGTGTTATCACATGCAGTAGATATGTGGAACATCTAATTGCATTCATATCCAAAGCTCTGACACATGCTCAATATAATTCCAGTCAAACAGTAAACAAGGCCCTGGCTATTGTGTTCACAACCCACAAATTCCACAGCACGTGTTCAATGTTTCACATTCTTGACAGACCATAAACttctttcactgttattcatggcaGACTCCAATGTTGTGACCAAATTGGTGCATCACCTTCCGCTATGGGCATTGTTTTTGTCTAGCTGCTCATATGACATCAGACactgctcgacagctcaacatgccaatGCTGAAATTACCTCCAGGTTACTTCATCTGGTGCAATGAGGAGGGCTGCCAGATTGGAAACAATTGGATCATCTGGAAGTCCTAGCATTCTGGCATAGGTGCGATGAGTTCTCCACCCATGAATGGAGTCCTCTTGTTGCAAGGAGGAAAGGGACACACTCACATTGAGATCCTATCTGCCCATTGTCACTGCATCCTGTCCCATACATCTGGGTCATTGGGGAATAGTGCCCATGTAGAGGCTGGCCATCAAAATGTGTATTGGCAAGGGATCAATGCCAATAATGCCAACTTGATGGCAACATGCGAGACATGTTAAAGCAAGCAGGAACAGATATTTCCCTTGCCTGGTTGCTTCAGTGCCCTGGTCATGACTCCCTTTAGACTCTAAAGGCCCCTCTTTGGTTATTCATAGTTTATCTGTTTGGTGCAGGAACCAGATTCCCCCATGTTTTTTGGATGTCTTCAATGTACTCAGCAGAGATAGTCTAGCTTCTTGCATGGTTCTTCTCCAGAGAAAGTCTCCCAGAAATCATTGTTACTGACAAGAAGCTCTGTTCTCATGTTTAAAAAATTTACTGTTTTTGTTCGTCCAATGACATCGCTCTAGTGTACACAGCACTTTTCATCCAGCATCTGATGGATTAGTGGAACATTTTTTTCACACATTCAAGTCATAGTTAACAAAGTTGAACTGCCACAATGATATAGATGAAACACTTACTCTGTTTTTCGCATCTTACTGTTCCAACTCTTAGGACAGCATCAGTCTCGCCAAAAAGCCCCATGGATGGCAGCACTGGTCCAAACTCTACATCCTGCATCCTATAAGAACTCTGTCTCTCCATCTGCAGTCCCAAAGCCACCATTATTCCGTTGAAGATGACGACTGGCAGTTGGTTCCTCCAATAATCGTCGCCAATGGGCCTCTGCAGTTGTCATCCATTTACTAGGACAGGCTAAGGTGAAAGTACAAACACCTACATAATGGCTTCATTTGACACCAGTATGTCGACCAGGCGAGCTCATGGAAAACAGCAATGCCTCCTATCAGTGAATTGTCTTGATCCTTTGTTCCAGATTCGGACATCCCCCGTCCTGGGACCTTGTACAACACAGCACAACTGTAAGGACAATCCATCTACAGTCCAGACACCAACACCAATAGACATCTATATCAGCCAACAGGGTTCACCAGTTCCACGAGTGGGCAATGGAGTCTCCAGGTTCCGTAGATACTGACGTGTCATACCATTTCGTCCTTCCAAGATGGGGGGTGgggagcgggggggagggggggggggggcaaggaggaCTGTATGCCCAACAGACCAGTAACCGTTCTCACACCAGTGGCGTACCAGCAGCTTAACCTCAAAGGGATTACGTCAGCAGATGACAGAGCTTGAATCATTGAATCATGCATGCTGCCTAGGGCAGCAGATGGCAGTGAACGCACCACCAGAAGTTGTTGGCCTGTAGACCCATTTGCCTCTGTGAGCCACATTTTCATAAATAATTCCTTTAGTATCTTGACACAACTTGGGTATTTAGGAGGTGCAAAGCTGCTCTGAGGCATCTTGCATTGAGTTCAGGACCAGGAATTGACCGTACCCACAGTTCTTGAATCAGAGTCGATCAGGGCCTTCATTACATACAACATCCTGCTGCACCAGCCACTGTCGATTGAAAGAGCTGTCAGTATCTGCCTTCACCATCACCAGCACTTGAACTTTGTCCAGCCATCGCACTTCACTATGTTATTTTGTTCTACTTCCAAGTGAATATTTAAtataatgtttcatcattatgacttATGGCATTCAGCACAAACTCTAACTGTTAATCATGAACTTTCCAAAACCATTGTAGTGATTAATTTTTCTCCAACGAAGGTGAATTTTCATTTATGTACTTTTAAATAAAACTGTTCTACGTTGTTTGCCTGTGCTGTGTACTCATTGTGCCTCAACTGGTGCAAGGCTTAACACTATGGAATATTTCTAAGAAATCTACCATCAAATCATGAGTTACTAAGCAAATGTAAACCAGTAATAGCATGATAAAAATTCTGTCATTACGAAAGGTGGGTGGTTACATTCATTTCTGAAAaccttgaaaaataaataaataaataaatatcatgagGGTAACGTAAAACTttctttttgaacattttattttgtacaGTGATGGTACATACCTGAATGTTGACCAACTGGTTCAGATCAGCACCAGCCTGTAGCAGAGTTTCCACTGTGTCCCAGTGGCCCCTGTTAGCTGCATACTGCAGTGGTGTCCAGTGTAGGAGACCATCCTCCTTTGCCAGAGCTGCCTTTATCTTCTGGCACAAGAGTCGCAGCAGTGATGATTCGACTCCTTTGGCAGCTGCGAGGTGAAGTGCATTGCGCCCCCAAATGTCCCTCTCTTCCAGACCCACACCCGCCTGCAGCAACGCTCTCACTCTTCTCTCATCACCATCTAGCAACAAACTTAGCAGGTGTCGTCCCCGACTCGCCATGCGGTCAAACACCTCCACAAAAAACTCCAAGTTCCTCCCCGACTGAGCAGTACTGTACACTGCTGCACAGGCCTTTTGGCTGGCATCTGAGAAACACCACTTTGCGAGGAAATATTCGGCAAATGTCCTATGCTCGAACAGCAATTTCTCGCCGGTCAGCTGATGCACTATTCCAGCTTTTACAAAACTGTCACCCCCAGACGACTGTATAAGTGACTGAAGGATTTCTTTGTTTCGCACCAGAAGTAATCCTGCTAAACGCTTGAGCTTGGCCTCGTGGCACCTCCATAACATTTTCACTTCCTTCCTCTTTCCAGGGTCAGACAACTTGTCCCCAAAGTTTTCTACATACAGTTTTCCAAACTTGTAGTGGAAAAAGACTTCACAAAAGGCTACAGTGTCATGTGACTCTGTTCCGACCTCCATCAGGTCCCTGTACATTTCAGCATACAGTGGGATTCTCAGTAGATTCTTGAGTGGTGTCGCTAAGCCGTCGAATCTCCATCTGAGCGCTCTAGGTCGAAACCTGCCAAGGTATTTCTGGAGTTGGCTATCACTGAAAGCGGGGAGCAAGTGCACCAGTGATCCCAGATGATCTTCCAACAACCTTGCAGCAGCCGGCCGTGTCGTCACCACCAGTTTGCCTCGGCTGGGTGATAGAAGCCTCAGAGCTTGAAGAAACACCTCTGCATAGTCTGGACACACTTCCTCGAAGTTATCCACTAGACACACCATGTTTTTGTAATTCTGAAGACAGTGCTGGAGCAAGTTGAACTCAAGCTCAGCCAGTTCCCCTTCATTGAACATCACACTCTGCAGGAAAAGTCCCCTGACTTCCTCAGCACTCATATGCTTCTCAAACTTTTCGTAGCATTCTCTCAGATCTATCTGTACAACCCAGCTGCTTGGGTTATTTTGTTTCACTTCTGTAGCTAGATGCAACAGCATTGTTGACTTGCCAATCCCAGGTCTGCCTTCGACAATTATCTTGTTATTGAAAGCATCCAGTGCTTCCAGGAGCTGTACTGTCTGCTCTCTGACATAGTGTCGGACCCTACCACTTCCAGCAAGGAAGTACTGTACATTCCACCCACGTTCAGTGTGCTTTACTGCAAACATATGTAGCCCTTTGTATTTTCTGCATATCCTTTCAAGGGCGATAATATCAATACTTTCAGTTTTAGCCAAAATGGGCACTGACATGTGCAAAGCAAGGTATTTCTCCAATTCCCCAAGGGTGCACACTTTGTAATTCTTCATAAGGTAGCCCAGTTTCTCTAAAAGTATCCGACAGGTACTATTATCTGCAATACATACATCTCTCACAGCCAGGGATGAGAAGAATTCGTCCTTCACGTACTGTTGTGTAACCAACTGCCTTGGCACATAGTTTTCTGATAGGGGCTCGAATGTTTGGCCCAGCTTCACACAGCCCGAGTTCCTTGCGAGTGCGATCAAGCAGGATAACCTGTGTTTGAGCAGGTTCTGGAGCTCTGCTGTATTCGACACAAGCTCGCCTAGCTGGCATTTACGCTTAGCCCCATTGAGCCTGATTTTTGTAAGCATGAGATCGTCCCAGCTCTCATCGCTGACGTCGCCACACCAGAATGAGTCCTTGAAAGATGCCTCTTCTCTCATTGACACAACAATCAGACGACGGCCATCTTGTAGGTGCACTCTCATCTTGTTAAGCAAGTTAAGGCATTGTCTTCTTTCCTCTTGATCATCGTCTACGAGAACCTAGATAACATGGACATAAAAATCATTAGAATATATATAGCGAGTGTACTAAATAATATCATCACCATAGTAAAACCACTTCAAGCTCAGTACTAGTA
This genomic window contains:
- the LOC126106629 gene encoding uncharacterized protein LOC126106629, which encodes MFSLESVLESLPLFEEETALKYSKGARRKGDGFRYEEMVIALVFLRCLRKRLPDFELTSDNYYAGRFDDIVVTWRGDRHRYALLVQLKHKTSTEYEKIKKGHLFSTSDNNKSDFNIWKYNKSFRSVKKNLNGGQYALVLLTNVPLHDNALGFFTERRTTSVLGADLLEAGGRVYKLDTRAVSGCDPDFMEHFFMFCNQKSVNEITDDICAELVHLLGPTDSYERLCEELCRCVMEWKDTPSEERESISGSWTKWRGIVRQHRVTKINDCDRLTTRLKFRSVEGVRRYVDSANPACVRPLSADTVALTVTKVHQAIHPETHIMVNVKRFRESQLGVLRWWGPSCRWLVLVDDDQEERRQCLNLLNKMRVHLQDGRRLIVVSMREEASFKDSFWCGDVSDESWDDLMLTKIRLNGAKRKCQLGELVSNTAELQNLLKHRLSCLIALARNSGCVKLGQTFEPLSENYVPRQLVTQQYVKDEFFSSLAVRDVCIADNSTCRILLEKLGYLMKNYKVCTLGELEKYLALHMSVPILAKTESIDIIALERICRKYKGLHMFAVKHTERGWNVQYFLAGSGRVRHYVREQTVQLLEALDAFNNKIIVEGRPGIGKSTMLLHLATEVKQNNPSSWVVQIDLRECYEKFEKHMSAEEVRGLFLQSVMFNEGELAELEFNLLQHCLQNYKNMVCLVDNFEEVCPDYAEVFLQALRLLSPSRGKLVVTTRPAAARLLEDHLGSLVHLLPAFSDSQLQKYLGRFRPRALRWRFDGLATPLKNLLRIPLYAEMYRDLMEVGTESHDTVAFCEVFFHYKFGKLYVENFGDKLSDPGKRKEVKMLWRCHEAKLKRLAGLLLVRNKEILQSLIQSSGGDSFVKAGIVHQLTGEKLLFEHRTFAEYFLAKWCFSDASQKACAAVYSTAQSGRNLEFFVEVFDRMASRGRHLLSLLLDGDERRVRALLQAGVGLEERDIWGRNALHLAAAKGVESSLLRLLCQKIKAALAKEDGLLHWTPLQYAANRGHWDTVETLLQAGADLNQLVNIQNTVSLLLLSNNYRVNGLLQNLLVRSRGRWSFQGAEYSGRSTVKQKGGV